A stretch of the Nitrospirota bacterium genome encodes the following:
- a CDS encoding DUF935 domain-containing protein has product MKKDKPILDEIGIITVRNRYSSYPSQGLTPEKLALIFKEADLGDVGRQAELFEEMEEKDAHLGSVMQTRKLAVSGLGWEIISASKDKEDEKIAGFIKEALTWCENWDSALLDMLDAIGKGFSVSEIMWEIVDERCWLKELKWRHQKRFTFISNLKSQISISDIPRLLTDSEPVYGEDLVPNKFVVHKYRARSGITPRAGILRPCAYMYLFKNYSIKDWLIFNERFAMPMRIGKFSSSTSEADRRVLKNAVYNLGADAAAVISDSTVIEMIESAGKVPSAEIYERLIRVCDSSMSKAVLGQTLTTEQTSGTYATAKVHQTVRQDILEADAKALQRTIQMQVIRPLIEYNFGIDKSLPVFKFHYEEGKDLKALAETYGVLVRDMGFDGIPKSHIYQRFGIPMPENGEETVKGEIK; this is encoded by the coding sequence TCCTATCCATCACAGGGACTCACGCCCGAAAAGCTTGCACTGATTTTCAAAGAGGCTGATTTGGGAGATGTGGGAAGACAGGCAGAGCTATTTGAAGAGATGGAGGAAAAAGACGCTCATCTCGGCTCTGTCATGCAGACAAGAAAGCTTGCAGTTTCAGGACTTGGTTGGGAGATTATATCTGCATCTAAAGACAAAGAAGACGAAAAGATTGCAGGATTCATAAAAGAGGCTCTCACATGGTGTGAGAACTGGGACTCTGCATTGCTCGATATGCTCGATGCAATCGGAAAAGGATTTTCTGTCTCAGAAATCATGTGGGAGATTGTAGATGAAAGGTGTTGGCTTAAAGAGCTTAAGTGGAGACATCAGAAGAGATTCACATTTATCTCAAATCTCAAATCTCAAATCTCAATCTCTGACATCCCTCGCCTTCTCACAGACTCAGAGCCTGTTTATGGAGAAGACCTCGTCCCGAATAAATTCGTTGTCCATAAATACCGTGCAAGAAGCGGTATTACGCCAAGGGCTGGAATCTTGAGACCCTGTGCCTATATGTATCTATTCAAGAATTACTCAATCAAAGACTGGCTCATATTCAATGAGAGGTTTGCAATGCCAATGAGGATTGGAAAATTCTCCTCGTCCACATCGGAGGCAGATAGAAGGGTTTTAAAGAATGCAGTCTATAACTTAGGTGCCGATGCAGCCGCAGTTATATCGGATTCGACTGTTATAGAGATGATCGAGTCTGCAGGAAAAGTGCCATCTGCAGAGATATACGAAAGGCTTATCAGGGTTTGCGATTCGTCAATGTCAAAGGCAGTCTTAGGACAGACCCTTACAACAGAGCAGACCTCTGGAACATATGCAACTGCAAAGGTCCATCAGACCGTAAGGCAGGACATACTTGAGGCAGATGCAAAGGCACTTCAAAGGACGATTCAGATGCAGGTCATTCGTCCTCTAATCGAGTATAACTTTGGCATAGACAAAAGTCTTCCTGTTTTCAAGTTCCATTATGAGGAGGGCAAAGACCTCAAGGCACTGGCAGAGACCTATGGCGTCCTTGTGAGGGATATGGGCTTCGATGGAATACCAAAGTCCCATATATATCAGAGATTCGGAATCCCCATGCCTGAAAATGGTGAGGAGACAGTAAAGGGAGAGATTAAATGA
- a CDS encoding phage protease, with translation MISELLNLKSEITGIPSEIQVLPLGSHKTDKGDFILDKESAGAIIEDFNSHQNDMVIDYEHQTLSGKEAPAAGWIKGLVNKGKDGVWAIVEWTERAREYLKNREYRYLSPVFLKRLSDNKIVRLINAGLTNQPAIDGMVPIVNKDSEQVGITEIRKEVSMEKLLEVLGLNPDTTEDSAISVVQTLKSQIKEISDFKSKIQSALGLNADATLSEVTGTVMAMKQSQRYADDLVKRVSELETQLRKRDADELVTQAMKEGKVTPAQKDWAMDYAETDIEGFKVFVSKAPIVIDTFEYAGEDMPGDGISIDEIQIQVNKTLGVSEETFKKHNK, from the coding sequence ATGATTTCTGAGCTTTTAAATTTGAAATCCGAGATTACAGGTATTCCATCCGAGATTCAGGTTTTACCATTAGGCTCTCATAAGACAGACAAAGGGGACTTTATCCTCGATAAGGAATCCGCAGGTGCAATCATCGAAGATTTCAACTCTCATCAAAACGACATGGTCATTGACTATGAGCATCAGACGCTAAGTGGTAAAGAGGCACCTGCCGCAGGATGGATTAAGGGGCTTGTAAATAAAGGCAAGGATGGGGTGTGGGCAATAGTTGAATGGACTGAGAGGGCAAGGGAGTATCTCAAGAATCGTGAATACAGATATCTCAGCCCTGTATTTTTGAAAAGGCTTTCAGATAACAAGATAGTCAGGCTTATCAATGCAGGATTGACAAACCAGCCGGCAATAGATGGAATGGTTCCTATAGTAAATAAGGATTCCGAACAAGTCGGAATAACAGAAATAAGAAAGGAGGTTTCTATGGAGAAACTACTTGAGGTATTGGGACTGAATCCCGATACAACCGAGGATTCTGCAATCTCTGTAGTTCAGACACTGAAGTCTCAGATAAAAGAAATCTCGGATTTCAAATCTAAGATTCAGAGTGCCCTTGGACTTAATGCGGATGCAACCCTTTCAGAAGTCACAGGCACAGTCATGGCTATGAAGCAGTCTCAGAGGTATGCAGATGACCTCGTGAAAAGGGTCTCGGAGCTTGAGACTCAGCTCAGAAAGAGGGATGCCGATGAGCTTGTAACTCAGGCAATGAAAGAAGGTAAGGTTACTCCTGCACAGAAAGACTGGGCAATGGATTATGCAGAAACAGACATTGAAGGGTTCAAGGTCTTTGTCTCAAAGGCACCTATAGTCATTGACACATTTGAGTATGCAGGCGAAGACATGCCCGGAGATGGCATCTCAATCGATGAGATTCAGATTCAGGTGAACAAAACACTCGGAGTTTCCGAGGAGACATTTAAAAAACACAATAAATAG
- a CDS encoding phage virion morphogenesis protein, with amino-acid sequence MRVSLTVRVDALEAMAALGSIKERIKDMSPAMQRVASIMQSSVEKNFDAEGRPKWHPLHPLTIRDRMRQGYWPGKILHRTGALRASIAQYFDSRRAGVGTNLKYAAVHQYGELTSIKGRRALIPARPFLKLTDEEMGEITNVINDYLLGGLK; translated from the coding sequence ATGAGAGTTAGCCTGACAGTTAGGGTTGATGCCTTAGAGGCAATGGCGGCACTTGGAAGTATCAAAGAGCGGATAAAGGACATGAGCCCAGCTATGCAAAGGGTAGCGAGTATTATGCAGTCTTCGGTAGAGAAAAACTTTGATGCCGAAGGAAGACCTAAATGGCATCCCCTTCATCCCCTGACGATACGGGATAGGATGAGACAGGGCTACTGGCCCGGCAAGATTCTGCACAGAACCGGAGCCCTCAGGGCATCTATCGCTCAATATTTTGACAGTCGGAGGGCAGGTGTTGGCACAAACCTTAAATACGCTGCAGTACATCAGTACGGAGAACTTACGAGTATCAAAGGAAGAAGGGCTCTTATCCCTGCAAGACCCTTTTTAAAACTAACGGATGAGGAGATGGGCGAGATTACCAATGTGATTAACGATTACTTATTAGGAGGTCTTAAATGA